The sequence CGGTCATGGAGGCGTACACGATTCGGCCGTCAGCACGCTGCTCGATCCCCGCCAGCATGAGGCCCCACAGGGCAAGCGTGCTGAACGGCTTATCGGCGTAGACGGCCCGGTTGATCGCCGCCAGCGGTGCTCCGGCCTCGACCAGTTCCGCTGCGACGCGCAGCGTGCGCTCGGTGGTATTCGGATGGGCGAACGTGTGCGTGTCCTGCACGATGCCCGCCAGCAGGGCAGTCGCCAGGTGCTCGTCGAGGGGGACCCCGAGCTCAGGCAAGAGGAGGGTCACCAGCTCGCAGGTGGCGGCCGCCTCGGGGTCGATCCAGACCGCCTCCCCGTAGCCCGGATTGCTGACGTGGTGGTCGATGTTCACGATGCGCGCCCGCGCGAACCAGTCGGCCTGCTCGGTGACCACCGAGCCGATCCTGCTCAACTCACCCGCATCGACGACCACGGCCACGTCGGGCTCGAGGGCCGGGCTGCGGCGGACGCGCTCGACCCCCGGCAGAAACGACAGAAAGGGCGGTGGCGGATCCACGCTCACCACCTCGGCCTGCTTCCCGAGTCTCTCGGCCGCCATGGCGATCGCGATCGCTGCGCCCAGCGTGTCGCCATCGGGGTTCTCGTGGCAGAACGCCGAGATGCGCTGCGCACCCCGCAGCACCTCGGCGACGTCGAGCACTATCGCTCCCCCGGCTCGTCCGGCGACGGGTCGGATGAACCCTCGTCGAGCTCCTGGATGATGCGCAGGACCCGGTCGCCCGAGGCGATCGAATCGTCCTCGCGAACGCTGAGCTCGGGCACGTGGCGCAGGGAGAGACGCTCGCCGAGCCGGCGGCGCAGCCACGGGGTGGCCACGCGCAGGGCGCCCATCGTGCGCTCGCGTTCGAGATCGCTGCCGAGCACGCTCACCCAGACCCGGGCGTGACCAAGGTCGCGGGCCGTCTGGACCCGGGTGATCGTTGCGAATCCCAGGCGTGGATCCTTCATCTCGCGCTGGATGAGATCCATCAGCTCCTGGCGGATCTGGCTGTCGAGCCGATCGGTCCGCTGGCTCATCGGCGGCGGGTCACGCCTGCTCGGAAACCATCTGGTAGCACTCGATCAGGTCGCCCTCGGCGATCTCGATGTTGCCGAGGCCGATCCCGCACTCGAAGCCCGTTGCCACCTCGCGCACGTCGTCCTTGAAGCGCTTCAACGACTCGACTCGACCCTCGGCCACGACCTCGCCGCCCCGGAAGAGTCGGACCTGGCCGCCGCGGACGATGCGTCCGTCGACGACGTACGACCCGGCTACGTTCCCTGCCTTGCCGGCCTTGATCACCAGCCGCACCTCGGCATGTCCCTCGACCTGCTCGACCTGCTTGGGGGTCAGCATCCCGCTCAGGGCGGCACCGAGATCATCGGTGAGCTTGTAGATGACGTCGTACTGGCGCACGTCCACCCCGAGGGCGTCGACCGCGCGCTGTGCGCCCGGGTCAAGCTTGGTATTGAAGCCGATGATGACCGCCTCGGAGGCACTGGCCAGCTGCACGTCGGACTCGTTGATGTCGCCCGCCCCCTCGCTGACGATGTTGACCCGCACCTCGGCCGTATTGAGGCGCTCGAGCGCGTGGCGAATGGCGCCTAGGGACCCCTGCACGTCGGTCTTCAGAACGACGCGCAGCTCCTTGACCTCCGCGGCCTGGATCTGGGCGCTGATGTCCTCCAGCGTGAAGGCCGCCTTCCCATCGCCCGATGTCGCCGCCTCCTCGACCGCCTCGGCCATGTCGCGCGCTGTCTTCTCGTCCGCCACGACGCGCAGGATGTCCCCGGCCTCGGGCAGGTCGGTGAGGCCGATGATCTCGACCGCGGTCGCCGGCTCCGCCGCCTTGACGCGCTTGCCAGCCGCGTTCTGAAGGGCGCGAACACGTCCGAAGGTGCGCCCGACCGTGACCACGTCGCCGATCTTGAGGGTGCCGGTCTGCACGAGCACGGTTGCCACGTTGCCGCGCCCCTTGGCCACCTTCGACTCGATGATCGTTCCGATCGCGGGGCGGTTGGGATTGGCCTTGAGGTCCTGCAGATCCGCGACGAGCAGGATCATCTCCATCAGGTCGTCGAGCCCCGTCTTCTGCTTGGCGGAGACCGGCACGGCGATCACGTCCCCGCCGAACTCCTCGATCAGGACCTTGTTGTCGGCCAGCTCCTGCTTCACGCGGTCGGGGTTGGCATCGGGCTTGTCGATCTTGTTGATCGCCACGATCATCGGTACCCGAGCGGCGCGAACGTGGTCGATCGCCTCCTTGGTCTGTGGCATGACGCCGTCGTCGGCCGCCACCACGATGATGGCGATGTCGGTCACCTGGGCGCCGCGGGCCCGCATGGCGGTGAATGCCTCGTGACCGGGCGTGTCCAGGAAGACGATCCGCTTGCCGTTGTGCTCGACCTCGGATGCGCCGATGTGCTGGGTGATCCCGCCACGCTCCGCTGTCGCGACGCTGGTGCTGCGGATGGCATCCAAGAGGCTGGTCTTGCCGTGGTCGACGTGGCCCATGATCGTCACGATCGGGGCGCGGGTGACGACATCCGCCGCCTCCTCCTCGGTGAAGAGAACGCGCTTGCCCGCGCCCTCCTCCTCGCTGCCGGGCGCCACGATCTCCTGCTGCGAGGCCGCATCGGCGGCTGCCCGCTGCGCGACGCCCCGCTCGACCGTCTCGATCCCCAGCTCCCCCGCGACGAGGGAGGCGGTGTCGAAGTCGATCGACTGGTTGATGGTGGCGAAGATGCCGTTGCGGATCAGCTCCTTGATCACGTCCGCATGGCTGACGCTGAGTGCGGTCGCGAGGTCGGTGACCGATACGGACGAGGGAAGCTCGACCGGCGGGCCGCCTCGCGGGACGACCGGCTGGGTCTCGACCGCGAGGCCGCCGTCGGGCCCGCCGTCACGGCGCCGCTGCGGGCGAGGGCCACGTCGCGGCTGATATCTACGCGGAGGCATGGGCCACCTCCGCGAGGATCTGCTCCGGCACGACCGAGCCGCCCAGCGCGCGCTGGATCCCCTCAGCCAGGCGCTGGGGATCACGGCAGGACGGCTGGTCGCACACGTATGTCCCGCGTCCCGGCGCCTTGCCGCTCGGATCCACCGCGACCGAGCCGTCCGCGCCCCGCACCACGCGCGTCATGGATCGCTTGGGGTGCACCTCGCGGCACACCGCGCAGGTCCGCTGCGGCTGGTGATCAGGCCTCCGCTTCGGCATCGACCGGCGCCTCCTCGCGAGTTACGCCGTCGTCCGGGTCGGTGCTGTCGTCCAGGGCGGCGCTGTCGTCCAGGGCACTGCCATGCGCGGCGGCAGCGGTGGCGACCCCAGCGTCGGAACGAATGTCGATGCGCCAACCGGTCAGCTTGGCGGCGAGGCGGGCGTTCTGGCCCTCCTTGCCGATCGCCAGCGAGAGCTGGCGCTCCGGGACGACCACATTCGCGATCTTGTGCTCCTCGTCGATGCGCACGTTGAGGACCTCCGCCGGCGAGAGCGCCTCGGCCACGAACTGGGCGGGGTCCTCGTTCCAGAGCACAACATCGACCTTCTCGCCGTTGAGCTCGGCGACGATTGCCTGGATCCGCGCTCCGCGCTGGCCCACCGCCGCGCCCTTGGCGTCGACGCCGACCTGGCGGCTCTCGACCGCGACCTTGGAGCGACTGCCTGCCTCGCGAGCGATGCCGCGGATCACGACCGTCCCGTTATAGATCTCGGGAATCTCCATCTCCATCACGCGGCGCAGGAATCCCCGGTGGGTGCGGCTGACCACGAGAACCGGACCCCGCGTGGTGCGGCGTACCTCGAGCACGTAGACCTTCAGGTGCTGTCCGATGCGGTAATGCTCGCCGGGCAGCTGCTCGCTAACTGCCAGCACCGCCTCGACCCCCTTCCCGAGGTCGAGGACGACCGCCTGGTCGGTGGTGCGATGCACCACGCCGGTCATGATCTCGCCTTCGCGGCTGGCGTATTGACTGTAGACCACGTCGCGCTCCGCCTCGCGCAGGCGCTGGCGGTAGACCTGCCCGGCAGTCTGTGCGGCGATGCGACCGAGCTGCGCCTGGGTCACGTTCTCCGGAACGCGGACCTTGGCCCCCACGCCGGTGGTCGGGTCGATCTGCTGCGCGGCGGCGACAAGCATCTGGAGCTCGGGATCCTCGACCTCGTCAGGGGTGGCGACCACCTCGTACTCGCGATAGACGCTGATCTGGCCGGACTCGGGGTCGACGCGCACGACGACGTTCTCGGGCGCGTCGGCATTGCGGCGATAGGCGGATTCGATTGCCTGCTCCAGGGTCTCGATCAGGATCTCCTGGGGGACGCCCTTCTCAGCGTTCAGCTGGAGCAAGGCTCCGATGAAGTCCCGGTTCACATCCGCACCTCGCCCCTGCGGGGCAGAAACAAAAACGTGGGACTGGCGAACCGACCCACGTTGCACTCATGATCAGTATCGATTTGGTCCGCTCGAACGGTCCGCGAGACCGCCCGAAGTATAGCAGCCGAGGCACTCTCCTGCCACCCGCCGAGGGGGTCGACGGGTCGCTAACCGCCGATCAGATTTGCCACGTCGCGGATCGAGATGAGGATGACCAGGGCGATCAGGACCATGAACCCCGTCAGGTAGACGAGCGCCTCGCGCTCGGCCGGAAGGCGGCGGCGGCGGACCGCCTCGATGGCAATCACGGCCATCCTGCCACCGTCAAGCGGCGGGAAGGGAAGGACGTTGAGGACGGCCAGGTTGACCGAGAGGATTCCGACGAAGAAGAGCTGGATCGCGAGCGGCGCCTGCAGCACGCGACCCGTCTCGGAAGCGATCCCGATCGGCCCGACCGCGGTACCCGCATCGGGCGCCAGGCCAAGCAGGCCTGCAACCGCCGAGGCGAGGCCGCCGGGGATCTGCCGAGCCAGGTCGGCGGCAGAGGTGAACCCCTTCCAGGCAGCCTCGGCGGGACCACTTACGCTCGGCGGGACCTCGACGAATCGGTCGGGCTCGTAGCTGAACCCCACTGCCCCAAGCCCCTTCGCCTCGTCGGAGACGCTCAGCTTGCGGGGTGAGACGTGAATCACCCTTTCCGTCCCGGCGCGGCGGACAGTGAGGTCGACCTCGTGCCCGGCTCGCGAGCGGACGTAGGCAGTCAGCTCCCGCGAGACGTCGAAGGTGCGCCCGTCGGCGGCCAGGATCACGTCCCCCACTTCGAGCCCGGCGGTGATAGCCGGGCTGGCGGGCTGGATCTCGGTGATGGTCAACGGCCCGCGCCCCTCCGTGCCGGGCAGGCTGAGGGCGACCGCGAACAGGAGGGCGGCGAGCAGGAAGTTCATGGCCACCCCGGCCACCAGGACGACCATCCGCACCCAGATCGGCTTGCGGTTGAAGGCTCCCTCCATCGCCTTCTCGACCGCTGCCTCCGAGAGGCCGCGCTGCCGCATCTTGTCGGCCTCGACATCGCCGTCCTCGCCGAGCATCTTCACGAAGCCACCCAGCGGGATCCAGTTCACCGAGTAGCGCGTGCCATGCCAGACGATCGATGCAATGCGTGGCGGGAATCCGACGCCGAACTCCTGCACCGTGATGCCGGCCCGCTTGGCCACGACGAAATGGCCGAGCTCGTGGACGAGGACGAGGACGACCAGCACCCCGATGAAGGCCAGGATCGTTCCGAGCACGTCCATCAGGCGGCGCCGCCCAGGCCGAGCTCCAGCGCGAGAGCAGCTCGGACCTCACCGTCGAGCGTCATGATCCCATCCAGGTCGGGCTCTGAGGGGTCGCCCCAGCGCTCGATGGCGTCCGAGATGACCGCGGCGATGCGCGGGAAGGTGATCGTGCCCGCCAGAAAGGCCGATACCGCAGCCTCGTCGGCGGCATTGAGGATCGCTCCCCGGTTGCCACCCGCGGCCGCCGCGGCGCGCACGGCGTCATAGGCCGGAAAGCGACCCGGGGCGAGGGCCTCGAACTGCAGCGTGCCCCAATCCTGCGGGCCGGCATGGCGTGCCGGCGATGGCAGGCGCCGTGGGTAGGTCAGCGCGTACTGGATGGGGAGGCGCATGTCGGGTAGCCCGAGCTGGGCCTTGAACGAGCCGTCGGCGAACTCGACGAGCGAGTGCACCACGCTCTGGGGGTGGATCACAGCCTGAATCCTATCGTACGGCAGGCGGTACAACCATTTGGCCTCGATCGCCTCGAACGCCTTGTTGACGAGCGTGGCAGAGTCGATCGTGACCTTGGGGCCCATCCGCCAGTTCGGGTGCTCGAGTGCCTGGGCAGCGGTCACGTCCTCGAGTTCGCCCGCTGGTCGATCCCGAAAGGGGCCACCCGAGGCGGTGAGGACCAGACGCGCGACCTCGTCGAGCCGTTCCCCGGCAAGGCACTGCCAGATCGCCGAATGCTCAGAATCGATCGGCCGCAGGCGCTCCAACGGGTCGCCGCCGAGATCGGCCACCAGCCGTTCGACGAGGTGGCCACCGGTGACCAGCGTCTCCTTGTTGGCGAGGGCCACCCGGCGACCGCTGCGCAGTGCCGCAAGCACCGCCGGGAGGGCCGTCATGCCGGTGGTGGCGACCACGACGATCTCGGCGAGGTCCAGGGTCGCGAGCTCCTCGAGGCCACCCGCGGCCCACCGTTCGCGAGCCAGGTCTGCCGGGCTCCCATCGCTGCACCAGGCGCGCGCGGTCGGCCACTCGGCAAGCTGCTCAGCGAAGTCGTCGCTCCTGCGGCCGGCCGCGAGGCCGACGACGGAGATGTGATCGCGGTGCGCCGCTATCACCTCGAGGGTCTGGCGTCCGATCGATCCGGTCGATCCGAGCAGGACGACCCCGGTCACAGGCTGAAGCCGGCGATCAGCAGCGCGTAGCCGACCAGGACGGGTGCCGCGAAGAGGAACGAGTCGATCCGGTCTAGGACGCCACCGTGGCCGGGTACCAGGAAGCCCGACTCCTTGCGGCCAGCCGCGCGCTTGACCATCGACTCGGCCAGGTCGCCCGCCTGGGCGGCGAGGCCGACGATCGGCCCGATCAGCAGCGGCTGCCAGGCGTCGAGCCCGATCAGCCACGCGCCAACTCCTGCAGCGACCGTGGCGGCCAGCAGTCCCCCGACCAGTCCCTCCACCGTCTTGGAGGGACTGATGTGGTCGATCAGCCGTCGTCGTCCCAGCCACCGCCCGGTCAGGTAGGCGCCCGAGTCGTATCCCCACACCACCAGCAGGAGCAGGAGCATCCAGGCGGTCCCAGCGTGGAGGTTGAGCGCGCCGATGGGCGTGGTGGCGGAGCCACCGGCCGGCGCGAGGTGAGCGACCACCACGATGAACGGGGCCAGCAGCCCCACGTAGGCGACACCGAAGGACGTGACCGCCCAGGTCATGAAGCCATCGCGCGGCTCGGCGCGCGTGAAGCCGGCCACCCCGAGCACCACAACTGCCGCGGCAAAGGTTACGGCCGCCAGGCCGGGCGGATCGGCGGCGCGCAGCATGTCAGCCAGGGCTCCGCCCACCAGCGCCTGGTTGGCGGCAACCAGGCCGGCACCCGCCACGAGCAGGCCGGCCGCGAGCGCGACGACCTGCGGCGGCGCGAAACCGCCGGCGTCCAGCAGGGCGATCAGCTCGACCATGGCCAGGAAGACGAGCAGGCCGACCAGGGAGGAGACCCAGGGCTCGCCGAGGAGGGCGACCACGACAACGATCGGCGCCAGGATGCCGGCGCTGATCAGGCGGGTTGCGAGCATCGGCCCATCATGCGCCGTAGCGGCGCTGGCGTTGGGCGAACTCCTCGATCGCGGCATCGAGATCGGCCTCGGCGAAATCCGGCCACAGGGTCTCGGAGAAGACGAGCTCGGCGTAGGCGCCCTGCCACAGCAGGAAGTTGCTGGTGCGCTGCTCCCCTCCGGTGCGGACGATCAGGTCCGGATCGGGCAAACCGGCGGTGTAGAGATGTTCGCCGAAGCGATCCTCGTCGATCTCGTGGGCGGGCACGCCGGCGGCGACCAGGGCACGAGTGGCGTCGATGATCTCGGCGCGACCGGCGTAGTTGAAGGCGATGTTGAGTGCCATGCGCTCCCCGCCCCGGGTCCGATCCTCTGCCTCGCGGATCGAGCGCACGATGTCGGCGGGTGCCTCGTGCAGGCGACCGATGACCCGTACGCGAACACCCTGCGCCACGAGCTCGTCGGTGTGCTGGCGGACCGCACCGTCGATCAGGCCCAGCAGGCCTGTCACCTCGTCATCGGGGCGCCGCCAGTTCTCGCGGCTGAAGACGTACAGCGACAGGACCTCGATCCCCTTGTCGGGGGCGACCCGAACGATGGGACGGATCGCCTCCACACCCTGGACGTGGCCGGCGATGGCCGGCAGGCCGCGCGCTGCGGCCCAGCGGCGGTTGCCGTCCATGATGATCGCGACGTGTCGCGGATGCTCACGGAGCGGCAGCGCCTCAGACCTCCATCACTTCCGCTTCTTTGCGCTCGCCGCGCGCCTCGACAAGCTCGACGAAGCGGTCGGTCATGCGCTGCAGGGCCTCGAGCTCGCGGCGCTCCTCGTCCTCCGAGAGGCTGCCGTCACGGAGGGCCTTCTTGAGGTGATCGGCAACCTCGCGCCGGTGCACTCGCAGCTCGACCCGCGCCTCCTCGGCGCGCTTGCGGACCTGCTTCACCATCTCTCGGCGACGGTCCTCGGTGAGCGGTGGCACGCTGAGCCGGACAACGGTTCCGTCGACGTTCGGCGTGAGGCCGATGTCGCTCTTGATGAGGGCGCGCTCGATCGCCGACAGGACCGATCGGTCCCACGGCTGGATCACGATCAGGTGCGGGTCGGGCGTGCTGATGCCGGCGATCTGGTTCAGCGGAGTCGGAGTGCCGTAGTACTCGACCTGGATCCGCTCCACGAGCGCGGTCGATGCGCGTCCTGTGCGGATCCCCGCAAAGTCGCGTTCCATCGCCTCCACCGAGCGCTGCATCTTCGGCTCCGCCGCCAGGATCTCTGGGTGGGTCACGACCGCTCCTCGCCCCCAATGCGGGTTCCGATCGTCTCGCCGCGCACGGCACGCAGGATGTTCCCTGGCTGCGTCATGTCGAAGACCACGATTGGCATCTCATTGTCCATCGCCAGGCTCACGGCCGTGGCATCGAGCGCCTCGAGCCGGCTGGCAAGGAGCTCGGTATAGCCGATCTGAGCGAAGCGCGTCGCACCAGGGTGCTTCTCGGGATCGGCATCGTACACGCCGTCGACGCGAGTCGCCTTCAGGATCACCTCGGCCGCCAGCTCAACGGCCCGCAGGGTTGCGGCGGTATCGGTCGTGAAGTATGGGTTCCCGGTCCCTGCCACGAGCACCACCACGCGTCCCTTTTCGAGGTGCCGCACCGCTCGGCGCCGAATGTACGGCTCCGCGATCTCGTTCATCGCGATCGCGCTCATCACGCGCGTCGGGCACTCCGCCTGCTCAAGGGCGTCCTGCAGCGCCAGCCCGTTCATGGCCGTCGCGAGCATGCCCATGTAGTCGGCCGTCGCGCGATCCATGCCCGACGCGGCTGCCGCAACTCCACGGAAGATGTTGCCGCCGCCGACCACCACCGCCACCTCGATCCCATCACGGCGCGCCTCGGCCACCTGGGCGGCGATGCCACGCACCACGTCCGGGTCGATCCCGTACTGGCGGTCGCCCATCAGCGCCTCGCCCGAGAGCTTCAGGAGCACCCGGTGCGGCAGCCTGGCAATGTCGCGAGCGGGATCGGTCAATCTAGGCGGCCTCCTGGCCGTCGCGTTCCGCGGTCTCCCCGACCGCCATGCGCGCGAAGCGCGCGACCCGGATATTCTCACCCAGCAGGGCAATCTTCTCGCTGATGAGGTCGCTGACGCGCTTCTCCGTGTCGCGGAACGGCATCTCCAGCAGGCACACCGATTCCAGCCACTTGTTGAGCTTGCCTTCCACGATTTCGGCCACGCGATCGGCCGGACGCCCGTCGCGCTCCGCGTCCGCCGCAAACTGCTGCCGCTGCTCGGCGAGCACGTCGGCGGGCACATCGTCGCGGCTCACCCAGCTCGGCGACAGGCCGGCCACCTGCATCGCCAGCTCGCGGGCGAGCTGCTGGAAATCGTCGGTGCGCGCCACGAAATCGGTCTCGCAGTTCAGCTCCAGCAGCACTCCCAGGCGCGCGCCGTGGTGGATGTAGCTGGAGATGACGCCCTCGCGCGCCGCACGGCCCGCCTTCTTGGCGGCGGTGGAGAGGCCCTTCTCCCGAAGCCAGGCGACGGCCTGCTCGACATCGCCGGCGCTCTCCTCGAGCGCGCGCTTGCAATCCATGATCCCCGCCCCCGTCTGCTCACGGAGGCGCTTCACGTCCTCGGGTCTGATCATCGCGTGTGGTTCGTTCCTTCCTGTCAGGACCGATGCTGCCTCAGGCAAGCGTCGGATCTTCATCGGTCTCTTCCTCGGAGGCTTCGGCCGCCCGGCGGGCGCGCGCTCGGCGCTCCTCCTCCTCGTCCTCTTCGGGCTCCGGCTCGAAGACGAGCGCCTCGCCGCTGGCCAGCGCCGCGCTGTAGTCGGCGTCGGCCACAAGCGCCGCGTCGTCCACCGGCGGCAGCGCCTCGGCCTGCTCGAATTCCTCGTCGAGGCGGGCCTGTCGCTCGGCCTGGGCCTCAAGCGCGGCATCCGCCACCTTGGCGCAGATCAGCCGCACCGATCGGATGGCGTCGTCGTTGGCCGGGATGACCCAGTCGATCTGATCGGGGTCGCAGTTCGTGTCCGTCATGGCCACGATCGGGATCTCGAGGCGCCTGGCTTCGAGAACGGCGATCGACTCACGGTGCGGGTCGACGATGAAGAGGGCGCCCGGAACGCGCCGCATGCGACGAATCCCTCCCAGGGCCGTGTTCAGCTTGGTGATCTCCTCGGTGAGCTTGCCGGCTTCCTTCTTGGTGAGGCGTTCGAATTCGCCGGCGTCACGCCTCGCCTCGAGCGCCTCGAGGCGCTGGATGCGGCGCTTGATGGTCGTGAAGTTGGTGAGCATCCCGCCCAGCCAGCGATTGTTGACGTAGTGCTGCGCGGAGCGTTCGGCCTCCTGGGAGACCGATTCCTGGGCCTGCTTCTTCGTGCCCACGAAGAGGATCGAGTCTCCGCGACGGATCGTCTCGCGCACGAATTCGAGGGCGGCATCCAGGCGGGTGACCGTCTGGGCGAGGTCGATGATGTGGATCCCGTTGCGCTCTCCAAAGATGAAGTCGCGCATCTTGGGGTTCCAGCGCCGGGTCTGGTGTCCGAAGTGGACGCCGGCCTCCAGCAGCTGCTTCATGCTGACGGCAGCCAAGGGTATTCCTCCGGTTCTTTCCTCCGCTCGCCTTCAACTCCCGTCGGTCGACCCGTCGCGTGCGACGGGCACCGTTGACCGCGGGATCAGCGGGCGTGTGTGATGGGATCGTTCGGCCCTTGCGCGTGTGTGAGCACGCGATTGACCGGGCGGCAGTATAGCACCGGCGAGCTCCGAGCTCCCCCAGGCCGGCACGGGGACCCGTGCACACGGTACACAAGTACCCCAATCCACATCCCTCTCGTACCTTGACCGGGTGGGGATGCCTGCGACGATGCGGCTGCCATTTCGTGGAGGAGTCGCAATCGCATGCCATACCGGATCCGCCTGCCCCTGGTTCGCATCGCCGCCCTGGTGGCGATCATTGCCGGTGGCGCAATCTCCGTCCCGGCCGCTGCGACCGACCGGGTGGTGGTCGTCCAGCTGGGCGATACCCTCAGCGAGATCGCGCTGAAGCACGGCGTCAGCGTCGAGCAGCTACGCGCGCTCAACGGGATCGCCGATCCGAATCGCATCTACGCCGGCCAGCGCCTGCGAGTCAGCGGACAGGCCGCCAGCCGTCCCGCGGCGCCGGCCCCGAGGGCGAGGGAGGTCGTGCACGTCGTTGCGCGGGGCGAGAACCTGACCGGCATTGCGCGTCGCTACGGATCGACCATCAAGGCCATCGCCAAGGCCAACTGGATCGCCAACCCGTCGTTCCTGCGCGTCGGCCAGCGGCTCACCATCCCCGGCACCGCGCCGTCGACCACAGCCCCGGCACCGGCTGCGCCGGCGGCCGCCAGCAAGGTCCACGTCGTCACGTCGGGCGAGAACCTGACTGGCATTGCG is a genomic window of Chloroflexota bacterium containing:
- the pyrH gene encoding UMP kinase, translated to MTDPARDIARLPHRVLLKLSGEALMGDRQYGIDPDVVRGIAAQVAEARRDGIEVAVVVGGGNIFRGVAAAASGMDRATADYMGMLATAMNGLALQDALEQAECPTRVMSAIAMNEIAEPYIRRRAVRHLEKGRVVVLVAGTGNPYFTTDTAATLRAVELAAEVILKATRVDGVYDADPEKHPGATRFAQIGYTELLASRLEALDATAVSLAMDNEMPIVVFDMTQPGNILRAVRGETIGTRIGGEERS
- the rpsB gene encoding 30S ribosomal protein S2 produces the protein MAAVSMKQLLEAGVHFGHQTRRWNPKMRDFIFGERNGIHIIDLAQTVTRLDAALEFVRETIRRGDSILFVGTKKQAQESVSQEAERSAQHYVNNRWLGGMLTNFTTIKRRIQRLEALEARRDAGEFERLTKKEAGKLTEEITKLNTALGGIRRMRRVPGALFIVDPHRESIAVLEARRLEIPIVAMTDTNCDPDQIDWVIPANDDAIRSVRLICAKVADAALEAQAERQARLDEEFEQAEALPPVDDAALVADADYSAALASGEALVFEPEPEEDEEEERRARARRAAEASEEETDEDPTLA
- the tsf gene encoding translation elongation factor Ts; amino-acid sequence: MIRPEDVKRLREQTGAGIMDCKRALEESAGDVEQAVAWLREKGLSTAAKKAGRAAREGVISSYIHHGARLGVLLELNCETDFVARTDDFQQLARELAMQVAGLSPSWVSRDDVPADVLAEQRQQFAADAERDGRPADRVAEIVEGKLNKWLESVCLLEMPFRDTEKRVSDLISEKIALLGENIRVARFARMAVGETAERDGQEAA